Genomic DNA from Haloplanus aerogenes:
CGTCGAAGCCGAGAAGGGCTCCGAGGAACCGGTCGTCGGAACGATCGATGTCCACTACAATCCGGGGCACCTGCAGGCGGTCGAGGCCGAGACGACGGATCCGGCCGGCGACTGGCTCGTGACCCTGAACAAACTCTCGAAGGACCGGTTCATATCCGTCGGTCCGATCCACCCGGACAACGACCAGCTCATCGCCATTGGCGAGGACGCGGAGACCGAGACGGGCGGGATGGAACTCGTCGCGGACCACCCGGTGCATCCCGAACCGCACGACTGCGTGTTCGCCAGCCGCGACAAGATCTCCCCGAACAACATCTGGGACCGCGAGGATTACGAGGGTGAGAAAGAGTACGTCACGGAAGACAACTCGCGGGTCGAGCGGACCGGCGACAGGTCCGTCGAGGTGTACACGTCGGTCAAGCGGAGCGAGTACGGGCTCCGTGACTTCACGGTGAAGGAGGGCGACGAAGTGACGATAACCGTCACCAACATCGAAAGTAGTCGAGACATCATCCACGGGCTCGCTATCCCGCAGTACGCGATCAATCTCTCGATCGCACCGCAGGACACCCGGAAAGTGACGTTTACCGCCGACGAGCCCGGAATCTACTGGGCCTACTGTACGTACTTCTGTAGTGCACTCCATCTGGAGATGCGCTCGCGGATGATCGTCGAGCCCCGAGACTAACGACTGCACACCATCACGAGCAAACCAATGATACACCAAATGTACCGTCCCGGGTCCAGCGGGTCGCCAAGGCGGGGTGACTAGCATGCAATGGCCAACCCTCGAGGAGTTCATGGAGCTTCGCCGCTCGCTCCCGGTCGTCGCGGCGGTACTGTTCGTCGGGGCGCTCGCGCTGCCGATGTGGGTCATCGGTGTTACGGCCCCGCAGTACCCCGGCGAGGTGTTGTCGATCAAACTCTACGCCTATCCCCGGCTCGTCGGTGATTACTGGGAGATGGCGGAGTTGAACCAGTACGTCGGGTTCTACTATCCGGACCCGGTCTACTGGGAGCCGAACTTCGAGGTGCACGACCGAGCGATCAACGTTCCGGAGTGGTCGTTCGGTTGGGTGGCGTTCGTGCTGGTGTCGGCGCTCAGCGTGTTCGTCGCCCTCGCACCCACGATCGAGAAGCTGAAACGCGGCCTGAAGTGGCAGCTCGTTGGCACCGTTACGGTGTTCACCGTGATGCTGCTGGACATCCAGTACCGGCTCTACCAGGCTGGCCACACCCTCGACCCGGACGCGCCGCTGATGGGCGTCGAGGAGTTCACACCGCCCATCTGGGGGAAATACGAGGTTGCCAACATCACGAGTCACTCCCGGTTCGGTGCCGGGGTCTACCTAGTGATGGTCGCCATCGGACTCCTCGCCGTGGCGTACTACTACCGCGATTCCCCGGTGACGTACGGGGAGCTCGGTGACCGTATTCGGGCGAGAATCGCGACCGTGGGTGGCTCCGACGGCGGGGTCGGGCCGCCCGCCGGGGACGAGGACCCCGCTCATCCGGAGCGATGAACGAGCGTCTCGAATACGGCTTCGCGGTGGTGGCCGTGGCGACAGTAGTCCTCTCTTTAGTGGCCGTCGTCGCCGCACCGACGGCAGCCGAGCGCACGGACGAACTCGATTTCGATCCCGGGGTTCCGGACGAGTACTCGTTTACCCCGCCGACCCAGGACGGAACCGCCGAGGTCGACGGCCAGACGTTCGACTCCGCACAGGCCGCTGTGGTGGCGGCCGAGCCTGGAGAGACGGTCACTCTCCGTGGGCGGCTCGAGGGACCGATCGTCGTGAACGCGTCGGACGTGACGGTGACTAGCGCGCCCGGCACGCTCGCACTCGTCGAGGGGACTGGCGAGGGCGACATCTTGACGATCAACGGACAGAACGTGACGGTCGATCGGGTCTGGGTGCGGAATTCGGGATACGACACCGCCGAGAACGACGCCGGAATCTGGGTCAACGGAACGAACGCGCACGTCGTCGACAGCCGCGTGACCAACACCACGTTCGGCGTCTGGATCGACGGGGTGGACGACGTGCGTCTCGAAAATAACACGATCGTCGGGCGGGAGTCGATCTACCCCTTCTCCAACCGGGGGAACGGGATCCAGATCTGGAAAAGCGACGACTCGGTCATCGCGGACAACCGGATCACGGACGTCAGAGACGGTATCTACTACTCGTGGGCCTCGAACGTCCTCGCCCACGGGAACACGATGTGGGATCTCCGGTACGGCGTTCACTACATGTACTCCGACGACAACACGCTCCGGAACAACCTAGCGTTCGACAACGATGTCGGGTACGCACTGATGGTCTCGAAGGATCTGACGATCGTCAACAACACGGCCATCAACAACACAGGTCAGAGCGGCCACGGTATCCTAGTCAAGAGCATCGACCGGACGGCGATCCGGAACAACACGCTGGTCAGAAATGACAAGGGATTGTACGTCTACAACTCCTTGGACAACGTCGTCACGGGAAACCTCGTGCTCGAAAACCACGTCGGCGTTCACCTGACCGCGGGGAGCGTCCGGGAGGAGGTTCACCACAACAGCTTCATCAAGAACGACGAGCCGGTCCGTGCCGTCATCGGCGAACAGGTGGCTTGGAACGAGAGTGACGAGGGCAACTACTGGTCGGGGGCAAAGCCAGCCGACGTTGACGGGGACGGCGTCAGCGAAGCTCGATATCAGCCGGCAGGTACCGTCGAACGACTCGCCGTACGGGAGCCCCGAGCTCGCCTGTACACGGACAGCCCGGCGTTCGCCGTCATCCGACTCGCGGAGAGTTCGATCCCCGTCATCGAGACGCCCGGCGTCGTCGACCACCATCCGCTGGCAACTCCACCACACGAGGATTGGAGGCGTTACTATGAATGAGATAAACATCGAAAATGTGACGAAAACGTACGGCGATGTAACGTCGCTCGACGGCGTGTCGCTGACGATCCCTTCGGGGTCGACGTTCGGTCTGCTCGGAACCAACGGCGCCGGAAAGACGACCCTGTTTCGACTGCTCGTCGGTCACGAGCATCCGGATACGGGCACGCTCGAAGTCGCAGGACGCTCTCCCGACGAAGGAGCTTCGATCAGACAGCGAGTCGGCTATCTCCCCGAGAACGCAGGATTTCCCGCTTCGTTTACGGGCCGAGAGGTGCTTTCGTTCCACGCCGACATGCGTGGCGTTTCGTCGGCGGTGAAAGACGACCGCATCGCCGACGCACTTGAGACGGTCGGGCTCTCGGAGGCCGCCGATCGTCGTGTCGGCGGCTACTCGAACGGGATGAACCGCCGACTCGGTCTGGCGACGGTGCTGGTCGCCGAACCGCGTGTGCTGCTGTTGGATGAACCGTTCTCCGGGCTGGACCCGATGGGTGTGGACGCACTCAACGGCGTGATCGCCCGGCTCTCGACGGAGACATCGATGACCATCGTCCTCACGTCGCACACGTTGGTCGAAGCCGGACGGGTCTGTGATCGGATCGCCATCCTCGACGATGGTTGCGTCCGAGTTTCGGGGGCGGCGGACGACCTCCGTCGCGCCACGGGATACACCGTGACCGTCCGGTTTCGGGCGGTCGACGAGGACGCACTGTCGCGGGTGGCCGATCGGTTCGTTGAGTCGCCGAACGTCCGAGCTGTCGACCGAACGGACGACGGCTGGCTCCGGGTTCGCTGTGCGCGCGACGAGGTGCTCGACGTGATAACCGCCGCACACGACGGCACCGATGTCGACGGATTCGAGGTCCACGAGCCGGATCTGTACGACGTGTTCCACGACGCCGTCGGGTCGGACGCGGGGATGGAGACGGCCCCACCACCGGCAGCCGGCCGCCAGGAAAGGGGTGGGTAATCGTGGCACACTTCGACAGTGAGGCCGCGTCCGAGCGTGCGGTCGTCGCTACCGCCAGCGACGACGAACCGACCGCGATACCGGGAACTCGGGCCGTGCTCCGAATCGCGACCCGGGAGTATCGGATCGCCGTCCGGAGTCGGTGGGCGCTCGGGCTCACGCTCCTCTTTGCCATCTTCTCGGTCGCTATCGTCGGCTTCGGTACGTCGGAGGTCGGTCCGAATCAGTACGCCGCCGTCGTCGCCAGCCTCGTCGAACTCGGCGTCTATCTCGTCCCACTGGCGGCGTTGACCGTCGGGTACGACACCGTGGTGGGGGCACGCGAGGCAGGATCGCTGGACATGTTGTTCACGCTTCCGGTCTCCCAGGCACAGGTCATCGTCGGGAAGTACCTCGGCCGATTCACGGTTCTTGGGGGGGCGATGGGCATCGGCCTAGGTATCGGCGGCGTGGCCGCGACGTTGATCGGCGGCGTCGGCGGTCTCGGACAGTACGCGCTGTTCGTCCTCGTCTCGATCGTCACCGCTGGCGTCTTCCTCTCCGTGAGTGTCCTCCTCTCGACGATCGCCCGGGAAAAGACACAGGCACTCGGCGGTGCCCTCGTCGCTTGGCTGTGGTTCGTCCTCCTGCATGACCTCGTCGCCATCGGTCTCATCGCGGGGACGACGCTTCCCGGCGGCGCGCTAACCGTGATGGCGCTAACGAACCCCGCGGACGTGTTCCGCCTGCTGGTGCTGAGCCAACTGGAGACGACCACCGGAGGATTCGCAGCGATTCTCACGGAAGCGAGCCTGTCGGTACCGGTGTTGGTGGTCGCGTTGCTCGTCTGGCTCGTCGCCCCCCTAGTCGTAGCGACCGTCGGCATACGCCACCGCCCCCCCTGACCGACAAATGACGTGTTACGTGATGGAATTCGGACCGAAAACGGATCGCGCTCGCTCACCGCGTACGGAAGACCGGCGTTGCCGAGAGATGACTCACACGACAGCCATGAACCACTCACACACCCAGCGACACGACCATGACCAAGGGAGAAAACACTCGACAGCGTCCGAAGACGACGCTCGTCACGATCGGATCGGTCGCCGAGAGTTCCTCCTCGCAGGCGGTGCTGCCGGGACGGCACTCCTTGCCGGCTGTTCTGGCGGGCAGTCGAACGGGGGGCCGCCGCCGGATCCCGTCCCGATCTCCGAAAACGCGGAGTGTGATGTCTGCGGGATGGTGATCAGTGAACATCCCGGACCGAACGGACAGATCTTCTACCGTGAGAACAGCCCGGAGCGCCACGACAACCCGGCACGGTTCGATTCGACGAAGGCGTGTCTATTCCCCTACTACTTCGAGCACGAGCAGCGGGGATGGACGGCAGAGGCCGTCTACGTCACTGATTACTCACGGATCGACTACGAGATCTCGGTCGTCGAGGGGCAGCAGTACATTCAGACGGCCATGGCCCCCGAAACGTTCTCGAACGCGGCAGACGTCGTCTTCGTGGTCGGAAGCGACGTTCACGGTGCGATGGGTGCCGATTTCATTCCCTTTTCTGACGCGGACGAGGGGACGGCGTTCGCCGACGAGTTTGGCGGTCGAACCGTTACGATGGACGACATCACGCCGAAGATGCTGGGCAGATAATCCCGTCTTCGACAACACTCGTGCGTTCGTAGTGAGGCCAAGCCAAGACCGTCGTCGTCATCAAGCTCTGTCCGATGTGGCGGGCCTGTTCGCCCATCGAAGGCGTCTGCGAACTCGACGACCTCGGTACGAACGGCACCGCGTCGGCGGACGACGACCAGATCAGCGGTCGCTCGGAGGTGGCGACCGATGACTGAGACCACGATTCCTGACACGGCTCCCGACGCCGACCCGGACATGACCGTCGACAACCGCGGTCGCGGCTGCGCAAGCGGTATCGCTCGGGTTCAGAGGGCCCTCGAAGACCTGCCGGACGGCGCTGTACTGGTCGTGAAGAGTACCGATCGTCGAGCGAAACAGGAGGAATTCACCATGAGTAAACACGAGTCAACAGCGGCCGACAGTTCGGCACGGACGACTGACGAAACACCTTGGAAGCACCTTGCGAGCGCGGAGCCGATCCGAATCCGCGACCCGCTCGCCGAGGTCCTCGGGATGGTTCCGGACGAAGAACCCCTCGTTGTGACCTTCGCCGACGTGGCGAAGGCGGCCGGCCACGCCTGCCCCGCCGTGGCCGGCGCGTACCGGAGCACGCAGCTCGCCCTCGAACGCCTGTATCCTGACGGGTATCCGGTACGCTCGGATATCGCGGTCACGGTCGGCGGGGATTCGAGCGATTCCGGGCTCGGACCGATGGCGAACGTAATCCGGCACATCACCGGTGCGGCAGACGAGACCGGATTCGCCGGGTTCGGTGGGTTCGGCGGCCGTGATGACCTCCTCTCGTTCGGTGACGTCGACGCATCCGGGCGCGCGTTCCGATTCGAACGGACGAGCACGGATGCGGCAGTCGTCGTCTCGTTCGACCCATCGGCGACCGGCGTTGACCCCGACGACAGCGGCGGGGGAGCGATGGAAACGCTCCCGAGGATCGTCGCTGGTGACGCCGACGCCGACGAAGCGACCGCGTTCCGCGACCGGTGGCACGAACGCGTCCAACGGATCCTCGACGCGCCCGCCGCCGGCGGGCCGTTCACCGTCGAAGAGACCGGGTAACCCACTCGCACCCGTCGGGGTCACGGGTCAGTGCTCCTCGCCGGCGAAGACGTTCGCGGACACCCCTTTTTGTGACGAGAACCGACTATCGCTGGATGACTGATCGGGAGGCCGAGCTTCGCCAACTGGTAGCCGAACTCCGGGAACACGAGGCCGTCGACGACGCGTTTCTCGCGAAGAGCTTCACCGACCGCCTCGTGATCGTCGACATCGGCGATGGCGAAGGCGTGCCGGCGGAGGTGACGGACCGACTCGCCCAATACGACGTCCGCGAACCCGACGAAGCGGACGGGTTCGACGCCGGGGGATCGTTCGCCGGCGACGTGGGCAACGCAACGCGACACCACTTCGTCGACGTCCGGACTCGCGGCTCGCACCAGTCCTACGTCGTGGATGGATACGGATCGTTGTAATTGGTTACCAGCTGCCGCTGTGCCCCGTCATCGACGGCAGCCGGCGCTGATGGACGACAGTCCGTACGAGTGAAGCGAACCCCGACGAGTCCGCGGACCCGTGCGCCAGGTTCGGACGACGACCGTCAGAAGGGTGCGTTCGGGCCCTCCGACGGGGTCGACTCGGCGTCTGCTTTCTTCCCGATGAGCACCCTGAACTCGCCCGGGTCCTGCTGCCGGTACTCCCAGTAGAACGCGTCACCGGCCTCCGCGTCGAACTGGTGATACAGCGGTTTGGGGTCGTGGTCGTTCACGAGGACGAACCCCTCGCCTGCTCCGAGGTCGGCGTAGGCGTCGAAGATCTGCTCGTGCCGTTTCGCGGGCGGGAGATCCCGCACGTCGAGTTCCTCCGTCACCTCCGGTGAGTCACCGGTCGACGCCGGTAAGTCGGACGCCTCGCTCTCCTCTCCGGTGGCCCCCTTCGTGATCCGAACCCGACAGCGGCCGGGTTCGTCCTCGACCACATCCCAAGAGAACGACTCTCCGTATCGCTGTCGGAACTCGCGGTGCAGCGGTCGGGGTTCGTGGGGTGCGATCAGTTCCATCGTCTCCCCATCCGCGATGTTACCGTAGCGGTGGTGGAGCGTCGGGTGTCGTTCCTGTTTCGGTATCTCGCGCACGTCGAACGACGCGACCACGTCGTCGGCCGTCGGTTCGGCCTCCTCGGTCTTGACGACCTCAACGCGCCACTCCTGTGAGTCCCGACTCGCGTACTCCCAGTCGAGGATGTCGCCGCGCGTCGACCGGAGTTCGTGGTACAGCGGCTTGGGGTCGTGGTCGTTTACGAAGACGAACCCCTCGCCGGGAGCGAGACGGTCAAACGTGTCCGTGAGCACCTCGTGACGGCGCTGGGGCGGCATATCCCGGACGTCGAACTCGATCAGTTCGTTCTCGTCGAACGGTTCGCCTTTCGTGACTCGGGTCTCAAGTTCGTCGCCCTGCTGCTCCGATTCCCACTGGAGGTGGTGGTTCCGCTTGATTTGATACTGGTGGAGGAGCACCTCGACATCACGATCCGTGACGAGTGAGACCGACTCACCCGCGTCCGTGTCGTCTAACGTCTCGAAGATTGTTTCTCGTCGGTCACCCTTCTGCACGGGACGAAGATCGAGGTCGATCATCGTTTCGGTGAATGGGGCCCTATCCAATAGGTGCTTTCGCGAATGGCTTCACTGAGGTAGCGCAACTGGTCGAGAGATGCGTTATCTCGGAATCCGATTCGGATACGCCGTCCCAAACCACAGCAGCCGTGCTACTCCGGAGGAGTGCCGTCCACCAGTCCGGAGCGGACTAATCTTGAACTACGAACATTGTTCGGGACAACATTTTCGCGGAACGGTCTGAAACGCAGTTCCGATGGTCGAAAGCTACGACGATCTGCCGTTGGTCTACTCGTGTTCGGGGTGTTCGAGCGCCGCCCAGATGGCGAACGACCTCGCTGTCAGACTCGACCGCGAGCGCCGCGCGGAGATGTCCTGTATCGCGGGCGTCGGTAGCGACGTCGGACCGCTCGTCGACACGGCCACGTCTGGTCGACCGACGCTCGTTATCGACGGCTGTCCGCTGGAATGTGCCCGAAAGAGTCTCGAACAGCACGATGTGACGCCGGACCGCCACGTCAACCTCGCCAAGCGAGGTGTGCCCAAAGAGTACCACGTCGACTACGACGATGAGCGGGCGGCGGAACTGTTCGCCGACCTCGCCGACGAAATCGAGGATATCGAAGTGACCGCCTGATACGAATCGTTGTAACCGTTTCCCGGTCGGTGGTTCGCCGGACCGTCTTGGCGAACCACCAGTAATGACTCACAATAAACTGTATGGATCCCGGAGATAGGATCCGTCGTATCCTGTCGAGAGAAAAGCGGAATGCGGGACTACTTCTTTGGAAGTCGCGCAATGAATTCGTTCTGCCCGACGCGGTCGACAGTGTATCCATCGGCGTCGAACGATTCGATTTCGGCGCTCATCTGGTGATAGAGGGGTTTGGGTTCGTGGTCGTTGATCAGGGTCAGTGCTTCGCCGCTCTCCAACTCCTCGAACGCGTCGAAGATCTTCGGATGTCGTTGCGGCGGCGGTATCTCCCGGAGATCGAGTTGCTGTTCGGCCATTGCAATGACAACGTGGGTTGCGACGCAGGTGACTGTTGCCGCGAAGACATTCGCGAACCCGTTCGTTACTATCGGATGACTAAGATCACGTCGTCCGTTGGCCTCTGAACGTCCAAAGCGTACTCTGTAGCGACTTCCCGAGGAAGTACCC
This window encodes:
- a CDS encoding ABC transporter ATP-binding protein, with the protein product MTKTYGDVTSLDGVSLTIPSGSTFGLLGTNGAGKTTLFRLLVGHEHPDTGTLEVAGRSPDEGASIRQRVGYLPENAGFPASFTGREVLSFHADMRGVSSAVKDDRIADALETVGLSEAADRRVGGYSNGMNRRLGLATVLVAEPRVLLLDEPFSGLDPMGVDALNGVIARLSTETSMTIVLTSHTLVEAGRVCDRIAILDDGCVRVSGAADDLRRATGYTVTVRFRAVDEDALSRVADRFVESPNVRAVDRTDDGWLRVRCARDEVLDVITAAHDGTDVDGFEVHEPDLYDVFHDAVGSDAGMETAPPPAAGRQERGG
- a CDS encoding ABC transporter permease is translated as MAHFDSEAASERAVVATASDDEPTAIPGTRAVLRIATREYRIAVRSRWALGLTLLFAIFSVAIVGFGTSEVGPNQYAAVVASLVELGVYLVPLAALTVGYDTVVGAREAGSLDMLFTLPVSQAQVIVGKYLGRFTVLGGAMGIGLGIGGVAATLIGGVGGLGQYALFVLVSIVTAGVFLSVSVLLSTIAREKTQALGGALVAWLWFVLLHDLVAIGLIAGTTLPGGALTVMALTNPADVFRLLVLSQLETTTGGFAAILTEASLSVPVLVVALLVWLVAPLVVATVGIRHRPP
- a CDS encoding DUF2249 domain-containing protein — encoded protein: MIDLDLRPVQKGDRRETIFETLDDTDAGESVSLVTDRDVEVLLHQYQIKRNHHLQWESEQQGDELETRVTKGEPFDENELIEFDVRDMPPQRRHEVLTDTFDRLAPGEGFVFVNDHDPKPLYHELRSTRGDILDWEYASRDSQEWRVEVVKTEEAEPTADDVVASFDVREIPKQERHPTLHHRYGNIADGETMELIAPHEPRPLHREFRQRYGESFSWDVVEDEPGRCRVRITKGATGEESEASDLPASTGDSPEVTEELDVRDLPPAKRHEQIFDAYADLGAGEGFVLVNDHDPKPLYHQFDAEAGDAFYWEYRQQDPGEFRVLIGKKADAESTPSEGPNAPF
- a CDS encoding DUF2249 domain-containing protein — protein: MAEQQLDLREIPPPQRHPKIFDAFEELESGEALTLINDHEPKPLYHQMSAEIESFDADGYTVDRVGQNEFIARLPKK
- a CDS encoding nitrous oxide reductase accessory protein NosL, whose amino-acid sequence is MTHTTAMNHSHTQRHDHDQGRKHSTASEDDARHDRIGRREFLLAGGAAGTALLAGCSGGQSNGGPPPDPVPISENAECDVCGMVISEHPGPNGQIFYRENSPERHDNPARFDSTKACLFPYYFEHEQRGWTAEAVYVTDYSRIDYEISVVEGQQYIQTAMAPETFSNAADVVFVVGSDVHGAMGADFIPFSDADEGTAFADEFGGRTVTMDDITPKMLGR
- the nosD gene encoding nitrous oxide reductase family maturation protein NosD; protein product: MNERLEYGFAVVAVATVVLSLVAVVAAPTAAERTDELDFDPGVPDEYSFTPPTQDGTAEVDGQTFDSAQAAVVAAEPGETVTLRGRLEGPIVVNASDVTVTSAPGTLALVEGTGEGDILTINGQNVTVDRVWVRNSGYDTAENDAGIWVNGTNAHVVDSRVTNTTFGVWIDGVDDVRLENNTIVGRESIYPFSNRGNGIQIWKSDDSVIADNRITDVRDGIYYSWASNVLAHGNTMWDLRYGVHYMYSDDNTLRNNLAFDNDVGYALMVSKDLTIVNNTAINNTGQSGHGILVKSIDRTAIRNNTLVRNDKGLYVYNSLDNVVTGNLVLENHVGVHLTAGSVREEVHHNSFIKNDEPVRAVIGEQVAWNESDEGNYWSGAKPADVDGDGVSEARYQPAGTVERLAVREPRARLYTDSPAFAVIRLAESSIPVIETPGVVDHHPLATPPHEDWRRYYE
- a CDS encoding putative zinc-binding protein; its protein translation is MVESYDDLPLVYSCSGCSSAAQMANDLAVRLDRERRAEMSCIAGVGSDVGPLVDTATSGRPTLVIDGCPLECARKSLEQHDVTPDRHVNLAKRGVPKEYHVDYDDERAAELFADLADEIEDIEVTA